Proteins found in one Panthera tigris isolate Pti1 chromosome B3, P.tigris_Pti1_mat1.1, whole genome shotgun sequence genomic segment:
- the CB3H14orf180 gene encoding nutritionally-regulated adipose and cardiac enriched protein homolog isoform X1: protein MKRPLRARRSQGQGGHRQQGVHYGHQGARPAQVLRQLPAPAAVRVSPAGARAGSVLRPGRAGDTGPRGPPGPAPRACPAPEAHGRHLLAPPAAAVTAARGSPPPPTAPRRAGREPPLGSGGSRGVRARSPGSGAAGSPPIQSGPCLYVLGSTVRLYQKTDSSACFGPQRALTPVGTLRILGPGREADAWGPLKTGTPALCPRDPSEVKLDLAAWGLWGLDLKTPRRHTGLAVGVGPSPLRPRACRAGPGLSPWCWWWGPSLWAQV, encoded by the exons ACATCGCCAGCAGGGAGTCCACTACGGCCACCAAGG cgCTCGGCCGGCCCAGGTCCTGCGGCAGCTCCCTGCTCCTGCGGCTGTCCGTGTGTCTCCTGCTGGTGCTCGTGCTGGGTCTGTACTGCGGCCGGGCCGAGCGGGTGACACTGGCCCTCGAGGACCTCCGGGCCCGGCTCCTCGTGCTTGCCCTGCGCCTGAGGCACACGGCCGTCACCTGCTGGCACCGCCTGCTGCAGCTGTGACCGCGGCCAGAGgctcgcccccaccccccacggccCCCCGTCGTGCAGGGCGGGAGCCCCCGCTGGGGTCTGGGGGCTCCCGGGGGGTGCGGGCCCGGAGCCCTGGCTCTGGAGCAGCAGGCAGCCCACCCATCCAGTCAGGGCCCTGCTTGTACGTGTTGGGGTCCACCGTGAGGCTCTACCAGAAAACCGATTCCTCTGCCTGCTTCGGGCCCCAGAGAGCCCTCACCCCAGTGGGAACTCTCCGTATCCTTGGGCCAGGCCGGGAGGCGGACGCGTGGGGCCCCTTGAAGACAGGGACACCGGCCCTGTGCCCGCGAGACCCCTCGGAGGTAAAATTGGACCTTGCTGCTTGGGGCTTGTGGGGCCTGGACCTCAAAACCCCGCGGAGGCACACGGGTCTGGCTGTTGGCGTGGGGCCCTCCCCACTGCGGCCGCGTGCGTGCAGGGCGGGGCCTGGCCTCTCCCcttggtgctggtggtggggcCCCAGCCTCTGGGCCCAGGTCTGA
- the TMEM179 gene encoding transmembrane protein 179 — protein sequence MALNNFLFAQCVCYFLAFLFSFVVVVPLSENGHDFRGRCLLFTEGMWLSANLTVQERERFTVQEWGPPAACRFSLLASLLSLLLAAAHAWRTLFFLCKGHEGSFLYAFLNLLVSASVVFLVFIASTIVSVGFTMWCDAITEKGTVSHSCEELQDINLELNVDNSAFYDQFAIAQFGLWASWLAWLAVTILAFLKVYHNYRQEDLLDSLVHEKELLLARPTPRTSFQEEKSAVI from the exons ATGGCGCTCAACAATTTCCTCTTCGCGCAGTGCGTCTGCTACTTCCTGGCCTTCCTCTTCAGCTTCGTGGTGGTGGTGCCGCTGTCCGAGAACGGCCACGACTTCCGCGGCCGCTGCCTGCTGTTCACCGAGGGCATGTGGCTGAGCGCCAACCTGACGGTGCAGGAGCGCGAGCGCTTCACGGTGCAGGAGTGGGGCCCGCCGGCCGCCTGCCGCTTCAGCCTGCTCGCCAGCCTCCTCTCGCTGCTGCTCGCCGCCGCGCACGCCTGGCGCACGCTCTTCTTCCTGTGCAAGGGACACGAGGG CTCCTTCCTCTACGCCTTCCTGAACCTTCTGGTCAGCGCCTCTGTGGTCTTTCTCGTCTTCATCGCCAGCACCATTGTGAGCGTGGGCTTCACCATGTGGTGTGATGCCATCACCGAGAAGGGCACCGTGTCCCACAG CTGCGAAGAGCTCCAGGACATCAACTTGGAGCTTAACGTGGACAACTCTGCCTTCTACGACCAGTTTGCCATCGCCCAG TTCGGCCTCTGGGCCTCGTGGCTGGCCTGGCTGGCCGTCACCATCCTGGCTTTCCTGAAAGTCTACCACAACTACCGCCAGGAGGACCTGTTGGACAGCCTGGTCCACGAGAAGGAGCTGCTGCTGGCCAGGCCGACCCCCCGCACCTCCTTCCAGGAGGAGAAGAGCGCGGTCATCTAG